In a single window of the Streptomyces sp. CGMCC 4.7035 genome:
- a CDS encoding TetR/AcrR family transcriptional regulator, with translation MALDRDHVLRSAAALLTRKSTATMDEVAKAAGISRATLHRRFAGRDALVRALEALGIEECEAALDAARLGEDSAQDALRRFVKEIEPAAGLLAFLYSENQLYEGEEQNAGWARIDARIAALFRRGQEGGEFRIDLTPAWLTEALYGLMASGAWAVAEGRVARKDFTYMIAELLLGGALRREEP, from the coding sequence ATGGCTCTGGACCGTGACCACGTGCTGCGCAGCGCAGCCGCCCTGCTCACCCGGAAATCCACCGCCACCATGGACGAGGTCGCCAAGGCGGCCGGGATCAGCCGGGCCACGCTGCACCGCCGCTTCGCCGGGCGCGACGCGCTCGTACGGGCGCTGGAGGCGCTCGGCATCGAGGAGTGCGAGGCGGCGCTGGACGCCGCGCGGCTCGGCGAGGACTCGGCCCAGGACGCCCTGCGCCGGTTCGTGAAGGAGATCGAACCGGCCGCCGGCCTCCTCGCCTTCCTTTACAGCGAGAACCAGCTCTACGAGGGCGAGGAGCAGAACGCGGGCTGGGCCCGGATCGACGCCCGGATCGCCGCGCTGTTCCGGCGAGGTCAGGAAGGCGGCGAGTTCCGCATCGACCTCACGCCGGCCTGGCTCACCGAAGCGCTGTACGGACTGATGGCCTCGGGGGCCTGGGCCGTGGCGGAGGGCCGGGTCGCGCGCAAGGACTTCACCTACATGATCGCCGAGCTGCTGCTCGGCGGCGCA